The genomic DNA GCGTCAGGGTAGTAGCAAGTTGGGATATTATGCATTCAGAGGACATCATAGGTGTATGGCATATAGTACCCTACACCATAAAGATtctattttaaatgaaattttatattgtAACATAGTTTACTATTTAGTACTGGAATGCAATTCTTTAATATCCTATTTATATTAAAGAATAGttcaaaagaaataataaatattttttaaataaagtttTCGATGGTAGTCTGAATTTATTTTAAGTGTTTTGTGTTGTAACATCAATATTTGGATTTGGTAGTTTGGGTTGGGTAGAAGGTGTTACACTTTGCCACATGATCCTTGAGCTGAACATGCCTTGATTCCAGCTCTGTGGTATGCCCATCATCTTTCTTGAGGGTCTCTTTCACATCACTTATAAAGCCCTCAAGTTTGGCAACCCTGTCATCTAAAGCTAACAGCATATCCCTCGATTGGCTTGCTTTCTTAGCCCTCCTACAAGTCTCCATTGGCTCTTTCTCGTCTACGCCTTCTGACATCCCAAACGGTCTTCGGAACCTTAGCTCGAATACCAACTGTCACAAGCCTAGACCTTTAGTCTTGCAATCCGTGCGACCTTAGTCGATTTTTTAGCTTCAAATGCACCTAAGTTTTCCTAGCTCTCAAAAGATGAGAATTCTCCCAAAAATTGTCTAAGCGGTACATGTACGAATGGggaaaaatttattaaattccattcacTGGAGCTACCAATTTTCAAGTTTAGAAAATCAATCAACTTGCAACAACCTTTTGAATGGGATCTAGACATTTTTGGGTTAAGATATCTCACAAAATTCGAAGATCTATTTCTTAATTTTGAAACGCACTTTGAATCACTAGATTTTGAGTTTGAGAACTCATATTATGATTGTTTTAATGAAGACTGCGTGAGCAGAATTTCTAAATAGGATTATTATGGAAATTACGAGTTACGTACTTTTAATTTGAATTCAAATCATATTGGGTTCGATTTTTagcttaatttttatttcatatgagcccaatattgtatttattaggtattattattttattatttatttattccaattttttatatttttaaatattttaagttatttaggaattTTATATTTCTTAGTTAACAAGAAAGTTAATTTAAAACTATttcttatttagattaattagagtttcagTATTCTTTAGAGTTTCATTTGGTAGCTTATATAAAGACCTCTTTATTGTTCATTAGAGACACAATTGTattcattaataaagttttcaacttGGGAGTTAGTTTCTTTGTGCAAGatttttttcttataatttttagtagttttttttctcaatttttttcaAGGACTCATGGGAATTCATTCTCCATACTTCGATTTGCCAAGAATTATTTCTTGGAGGGTTTATTAAAGTCATTAATTGAGTTTATTGGGATTTATATCTCAAATGGTTCAATTGGACACTTATCCATCTATTCATTATATCCATCTGTTTACTCATTCCATCTCCcactttgtttgttttttttctaatttttgtatatttatttattatttgttctTAAATctcttattttagttatttttgttttcgttgtttttctaaatttatttggtGTTTTCTTTTCAggtcaaattcaaatatttcttttTTGAGTCGAACAACTTGAATATGATCCTCCTTTTGCCTCTTTTACTTCACTCTTTTATCATTAAGGCATCGAAAAATATAATGGAAGCAACTCGAAATGAAATAAGCAACAAAGTATTGAAAAACCACAAGAAAACAATGCATatcaagtgtttgagtaaatgctctcaatataTTCTTAACTCAAGAATAATTGAATATAATGGGATGAATACAAATGAAGAGGGAGacttctatttatagttgagctccccaaaATCAACGGTAGAGATTGAATTACATCGACGTTCAAGATTAAAGTTTATATACAATTGAGAGTTCTAAAGGATTTAAACTTTATACAATCTTATCCATTTAGGGTTTACCTTATTTACCTTGATAACTCTAGTTTGACTGAAGTGTTTCACTAGACTACCAAGACTTTAGATAGGTTTCTCCATTAATTCCACGAGTCAGGCTAGTTTAAGCTGGTTAAATGAGTCATATTTAATAAGCTAAGTTGACATTTATGGAGTGTTCTATGTGCAATAGTCACAGGTTTTGATCCGTAGTCCGTGACATAAACACCTTGTTGCATACTAGGTTGCACCAAAGGTGTTAAACCAGAAATATGGCAAGAAGATAGATGTGTGGAGTGCTGGTGtcattttatacattcttctTAGCGGAGTGTCTCCATTTTGGGTTGATATGTACGTGGAAACTTATTTTGTTTTTCAGATACGTTCTTTTGGTTGTGATACCTCTTCAACTGTTGATGATAATTTTGTTGCAGAGACTGAGAAAGAAATATTTAAAGCGGTTTTAGAAGGTAATCTTGACTTGAAAAGCTTGCCATGACCATCTATATCTGAAGGTGCAAAGGACCTCATCCGAAAGATGCTAGCAAGAGATCCTAAGAAACGGATCACTGCTGCTGAAGCTCTAGGTAAAAACATTAAGCTTTCTGTAGACAAAACCcttcaaaataatgaaaaaagggAATAGTTGGATTGGCAGCATTGAACATTGGTTCATCCTTACTAAAGAACACAATTATTAGATATGTGCCACTAATGTTTACATTTTGTGAATATGAACCAGAACATCCATGGGTGAAGAAGGGTGGTGATGCATCTGACAAACCAATTGATAGTGCTGTCCTTAGTAGGTTGAAGCAGTTCAGAGTAATGAACAAGCTCACTCTATGATAAATTTACTCGACCATAAAAGCACAAATTTCTTTTTCTCTGTTTTATGTTCCCTCAAGCTGATATTTTTGTCTGTAAATATGGTTTGTGGAAGGTGATATCAGAAAGCCTATCAAAGGAAAAAGAGATCAAGTGCTTGCAACAGATGTTCAAAAACATCGGCACTGATGGAAGTGTTACAATAACACTAGGGGAACTCAGGGATGGATTAGCTCGCTTGGGATCTAAgttaactgaaaatgaaataaagcaaCTTATGGACGCTGTCAGATTTTATCCAATTATATAATCCCTTCCCTCCACCATCCAAattatgttatttatatataatagtaACCATTTCCATAATAATGAAACAAGCTGCAACTTCCGAATGCCTAAACCCCATTCTGTCAGGCTGATGTTGACAATAGTGGAACTCAttgattacatcgaattcatagCTGCTACAATGCATCGACATAGGCTTGAGAGGGAAGAAAAAATAGTCGAGGCTTTTCAGTTCTTTGACAAGGATAACAGTGGGTTAGGATATTGCACTATTGCTTTTTTCAGTTTTGAACATTATATTACTTGATTGATTGACTCTGCCTATTATTCTTCTTTTCATTCAGGTTTATTACAAGAGATGAACTAAGACAAGCTATGACACGGTACGGAATGGGAGATGAGGCTACAATAGAGGATGCTGATACTGAAAAGGATTTTCGTTTGcttcttttatttaaaacaaatagTTTGTTTGTTAGTGTTTTTTGCTTGACATGATCAGTTGGATACGATGGGAGGATCAACTACGAGTTTGTAGCCATGATGAAAAGGAGAACTCATGATGGGGATTGCAATTGGCAAATGAACAACTAAGGGCTTTCTTTAGTCGGCGATGGCTGCTCCATTTGTTGTAAACTTATTTCCATCTTCAATACTCCTCATCTATTATGATGCTGAAGCTAAACAATTCATTTCGTTTATTTGGATGGGATTAGATAACAATCATTATtaccaatattattataattggATTGATTTCTGGTGATATTAAATGGATTTGATCGACTAAGCGAGTCACTTTCTGGGTTGATAACTTACATTTGCCAATTTGGCACCAAATATGCTTGGTTACAAGTTCAGCAAACTGCCATGGAGGCAATGCAAAGGAACATTTGTTTCCCCCCTTCAATTCAATGTTCAATCGACGCCAACATACAAAGGAACACTGCAGTAAAATCGAACTTTGATTTCCTTTAGTTTTTCCTCTCAACTTTCTCATCAACCAACTTCTGGATATGCGGGAATCACAATCGAACAAGGCTAACGCATAAGCTAAGAAATGAATCAATTTTTATAAGACCAAAATACAACATTTGTTCTTCCTTGAAAGGATAACCAAATTCAAAATTAGAGAGAGTAAAGAAATGAATCGATCATCACCGACCATCTCCCCGCTCCTTCTGAATCTGATGCCTCTGCTTTTCCGTTAGCTTCTCCAATGCAGATTCAACCGCATGACGCCCACCGATAAGCAATCGCGTCACAACTTCCGGATCCTTCTCGAAGCGAGCTTCATCGAACTCCTTCCTTGCGTTCTCTCTCAATATGTCCCTCCACAGAACGCCCCGAGAATCGGGCCACATGAAGAATCGGGTGGCTCGAAGGATGTCGCGGTAGAGACTCAGTACCTCTCGTCGAGTGCTGGTGAGGCGCTGTCGGTTCAGCGACTCTTCGTCCTCATCCTCTAGGGATTTCTCCTTCACAACGTGTCTGTCAAGAAGCTCTTCCACGGTGTCCGGACCATTGTGTAGAAAACGCTGGAGGAAGACAACATTGTTTCCACATACGATAGTTAAATTTGGACATTTTCGTAGGTATGCGATCATCCTTTTTACTTTATTTCTCTGACAAGCTTATTTTCCGTGCTGTTTGACAACCATAAATGGTGGAGTTCAACACGAAACAATTCTTGTTTCAGGCCCAAAATAATTCTAAGCTTTGATCCATATATCATTTTTTTAAGCATTAGGACTTAAACGTACCATATTTAAGggataataacaaatttaaccctaACCCAATAACTATTATAAAACAGTTAATAGAAACCTCATAAACACTATAGAATCGAAAGGAAAGTAAAAAGAAATATCTGGGATTGGAAACGTATACTAAAGGAGCATAGTCGAGCAAAGCTGCTACAAAATTCTTTTCATTTTTGCACACCAACATTAATTATCATCCAATACCGCTTTTTTATTCCTTTTACAAACAAATTTCCACCGTAACTCAGATAACCTACCCCCCAAAATGACATCTACAAACTACACTAAAATGAAACTTCCCAAAATTAAACACACACACAATAACCTTTTACCTGTACaattttgcaaaaaaaataaTTGTAAACACAAACAAAATAGCAAAATTATTGaattttgaaaaggaaaaaagaatTAAGCTGACCTTGCCTTGGCTCTAAGCTGGAATCCAAAGTACCAAGGATTACATACAACTAGAAGTACTAAGTAACCAATTCAGCTTAAAGggaaattctttaaaaaaaaattgtaacttTTGAGGAACTAAGCAAAGAAAAGGAAAgggataataataaaagaaaaagaagaagaaaaaacaaagaaTAAATGGAATAATGAAAAAGGGGGCCACAAGCAGTAGAAGAACAAAATGAGTTAGGGTTTATAAGACATGAAATGTGTAGTAATAGGTTCTCAAACGGCATTGCGCGCAAGGATTTTATTTGTCACCTTTATTCAAATATGAAACTTTGAAAGAAAACTCATTGTACGATCAAAAAGGCAAATAAACTGTGTTCCTTATAAGGAAGAAAACAACAACAAATAGTTAATATCTTCTAATGCAACACAATAACAATTCGTAACTACTTTGTATTATACAACAACCTCTTTGGTTTAATTACATCCCTAATTCTAACCATACCATGCATTTAGATATTACCTGAATATTTCAATCAAAATCCATTTTCGAATCATCTACACACCAGCACACAAACAATCCCAACAAATTTCATCGATGAGCTCCACTCAACCATTTTAAAGAAAATCTACCCCAATCCTTACTGATGAGTGCAAACACCTAGCAGTATGAAAAGAAAACACAATATGCATTGATCTATGGACTGACTAATATGCACCACCTTAGCACCAAATAAATTACGAGGCTAACTGAAAAAATCACAAATCTTCCATTCCAAAAATGACCACATTTGATATATGCACgaatggggtgaaatttattaaattccattcaccAAAGTTAACAATTTTCAAGCTTAAGAAATTAGCAAACTTGCGACGACTTTTTGAATGGGATCCTAGCATTTCTGGGTTGAGATATCTTCTAGGCGTTTGAAGATCTATATCTCAACTTTGAAACACACTTTGAATCATTCAATTTTGAGTTGGGAACTCAAATTATAACTGTTTTAGTGAAGACTGCGTAAGCAAAATTTTTGAATAAGATTATATCGGAATTTACGAGTTTTgagcttttaattcgagtttaaatca from Gossypium arboreum isolate Shixiya-1 chromosome 9, ASM2569848v2, whole genome shotgun sequence includes the following:
- the LOC108456111 gene encoding uncharacterized protein LOC108456111, whose product is MIAYLRKCPNLTIVCGNNVVFLQRFLHNGPDTVEELLDRHVVKEKSLEDEDEESLNRQRLTSTRREVLSLYRDILRATRFFMWPDSRGVLWRDILRENARKEFDEARFEKDPEVVTRLLIGGRHAVESALEKLTEKQRHQIQKERGDGR